A genomic stretch from Coffea arabica cultivar ET-39 chromosome 10c, Coffea Arabica ET-39 HiFi, whole genome shotgun sequence includes:
- the LOC113714754 gene encoding geranylgeranyl transferase type-2 subunit alpha 1 isoform X1: protein MHGRPRKAPTEEEQEASVVKGAKLRSIQAKFFQFHHTNTYTKEALEVNAKLLEMNPEFITGWNYRKLAVQYHLEAAQSDEDSIKSILDEELKVVESALMTNFKSYGAWHHRKWVLNMGHSSTDRELFLLKKFQKLDARNFHAWNYRRFVTALKNIPDEEELQYTTDMIYENFSNYSAWHNRSVLLSRLLKEEVEGYYPKEKVLTEEFEFVRNALFTDPDDQSGWFYHLWLLDQTVKLEHLLVSSWPPNGSNVNVSDYCALSPSLSSISRTLPLILCFSEAVGGINSSTVSVVCESNMDSNLIWTPISVDKSGLARTWLTYLTFSSEPMHPSRNYLVKVSIANSEGIISSAGFCCSNPSHMAFTVCLPSSNTEFDEGPDIERIDWSEENFSSNQLHSENLGLINSFNELTISGDNKKTYETNAKIIADEIDYCRELLSEMDCKIGKLTLARLLLAYDALSSASRGVQDQNMFQYKEILELYHDLMKLDPPHFQYYKDQYSLVFLKQELANEESLLKYCYQYRDSTSLSNNSLCLCLRGLSLSQIGCIERLLWVQMLDLSNNGIRSIEVVYMSALAVTERLQMEMVPDTEAFMKFAFHQAKLALDSLEVPVGCVIVDEGNNIIASGRNRTTESRNAMRHAEMEAIDVLLDRWRETGLSKAQVAEKFSNCTLYVTCEPCIMCAAALSMLGIKQVYYGCANDKFGGCGSILSLHSGDPSRKGFKCQGGIMISEAVSLLRAFYEQGNPNAPRPHRPPSQLV, encoded by the exons atgcacGGAAGGCCGCGAAAAGCCCCAACTGAAGAAGAGCAAGAAGCTTCGGTGGTTAAAGGCGCAAAACTCCGTTCTATCCAGGCTAAGTTCTTCCAATTTCATCACACTAATAC GTATACGAAAGAAGCCCTAGAGGTCAATGCGAAACTACTGGAAATGAATCCGGAATTTATTACTGGTTGGAATTACCGAAAGCTTGCTGTTCAATATCATCTCGAGGCTGCCCAATCCGACGAGGACTCGATTAAGTCCATTTTAGACGAAGAATTGAAAGTT GTGGAGAGCGCATTGATGACAAACTTCAAGTCATATGGAGCTTGGCATCATAGGAAATGGGTGCTAAACATGGGGCATTCTTCTACAGACCGTGAATTGTTTCTCCTGAAAAAGTTTCAGAAGTTAGACGCACGAAATTTCCATGCGTGGAATTACCGAAG ATTTGTGACAGCATTGAAGAATATACCTGATGAGGAGGAGCTGCAATATACAACGGATATGATATATGAAAACTTCAGCAACTATTCTGCTTGGCATAACCGTAG TGTGCTTCTTTCTCGTTTGCTGAAGGAGGAGGTAGAAGGATACTACCCAAAAGAGAAGGTTTTGACAGAGGAGTTTGAGTTTGTTCGCAATGCACTTTTCACAGATCCGGATGATCAAAGTGGCTGGTTTTATCATCTTTGGCTTTTGGATCAGACAGTTAAACTCGAGCATTTACTGGTTTCTTCTTGGCCACCTAATGGTTCCAATGTTAATGTATCAGACTATTGTGCTTTGTCACCTAGTTTATCATCAATATCTAGAACACTTCCACTTATTCTTTGTTTTAGTGAAGCAGTTGGAGGCATTAATTCTTCTACAGTAAGTGTAGTATGTGAAAGCAATATGGATAGCAATCTCATTTGGACACCGATTTCAGTAGATAAATCAGGGTTAGCCAGAACATGGTTGACATACCTAACTTTTTCCTCTGAGCCAATGCATCCTTCCAGGAATTATCTAGTGAAGGTTAGCATCGCCAATTCTGAGGGCATAATTTCTTCAGCTGGTTTTTGCTGTAGCAATCCTTCTCATATGGCATTCACAGTTTGTCTACCATCAAGTAACACAGAATTTGATGAAGGGCCTGATATAGAGAGGATAGATTGGTCCGAGGAAAACTTCTCTTCCAATCAATTGCATTCTGAGAATTTAGGCTTGATTAACTCATTTAATGAGCTGACAATCAGTGGGGATAACAAGAAAACATATGAAACGAATGCCAAGATCATAGCTGATGAGATTGATTATTGTCGTGAATTGCTGTCAGAAATGGACTG TAAAATTGGAAAGCTTACACTTGCAAGACTGTTATTGGCATATGATGCATTGTCATCAGCATCTCGTGGTGTACAGGATCAAAACATGTTCCAGTACAAAGAAATTCTTGAACTTTACCACGATTTGATGAAGCTGGACCCGCCACATTTTCAATACTACAAGGATCAATACAGTTTGGTGTTTTTAAAGCAG GAGCTTGCGAATGAGGAGTCATTGCTGAAATACTGTTATCAATATAGAGATTCAACTTCTTTGAGTAATAATTCTTTATGTCTATGCCTGCGCGGTCTTTCACTGTCGCAAATAGGGTGTATAGAGCGACTGCTGTGGGTACAAATGCTTGATCTTAGCAACAATGGAATTCGTTCAATTGAAG TTGTATACATGTCGGCACTTGCAGTCACAGAAAGACTGCAGATGGAGATGGTGCCAGATACCGAAGCATTTATGAAGTTTGCATTCCACCAAGCAAAGCTTGCTTTAGATAGCCTTGAAGTTCCTGTTGGTTGTGTCATTGTGGATGAAGGGAATAATATTATTGCCTCTGGAAGAAATCGAACCACTGAGAGCCGAAATGCTATGAGGCATGCAGAGATGGAAGCTATTGATGTGCTTCTGGACCGGTGGCGAGAAACTGGACTTTCAAAGGCTCAAGTTGCTGAAAAGTTTTCAAACTGCACCCTTTACGTCACATGCGAGCCGTGCATTATGTGTGCTGCAGCCTTATCGATGCTTGGTATAAAACAAGTGTATTATGGCTGTGCAAATGATAAATTTGGAGGCTGTGGATCCATATTGTCACTGCATTCTGGAGATCCGTCGAGGAAGGGTTTCAAGTGCCAAGGAGGAATAATGATATCAGAGGCGGTCTCTCTTCTACGGGCTTTCTATGAGCAGGGAAATCCCAATGCTCCTAGGCCTCATAGACCACCGAGTCAGTTGGTTTAG
- the LOC113714754 gene encoding geranylgeranyl transferase type-2 subunit alpha 1 isoform X2, whose translation MHGRPRKAPTEEEQEASVVKGAKLRSIQAKFFQFHHTNTYTKEALEVNAKLLEMNPEFITGWNYRKLAVQYHLEAAQSDEDSIKSILDEELKVVESALMTNFKSYGAWHHRKWVLNMGHSSTDRELFLLKKFQKLDARNFHAWNYRRFVTALKNIPDEEELQYTTDMIYENFSNYSAWHNRSVLLSRLLKEEVEGYYPKEKVLTEEFEFVRNALFTDPDDQSGWFYHLWLLDQTVKLEHLLVSSWPPNGSNVNVSDYCALSPSLSSISRTLPLILCFSEAVGGINSSTVSVVCESNMDSNLIWTPISVDKSGLARTWLTYLTFSSEPMHPSRNYLVKVSIANSEGIISSAGFCCSNPSHMAFTVCLPSSNTEFDEGPDIERIDWSEENFSSNQLHSENLGLINSFNELTISGDNKKTYETNAKIIADEIDYCRELLSEMDCKIGKLTLARLLLAYDALSSASRGVQDQNMFQYKEILELYHDLMKLDPPHFQYYKDQYSLVFLKQELANEESLLKYCYQYRDSTSLSNNSLCLCLRGLSLSQIGCIERLLWVQMLDLSNNGIRSIEGLESLQLLCCLNLSNNKICSFSALEPLRLLKSLKVLDISHNEIGAHPIDTRRYLCASPLSHTSDWKREEFVVSGPEMTIYWDAFSIFSGLNLRQLSVTGNPIADKKFKLFLCKLLPAMKWLDDEKLR comes from the exons atgcacGGAAGGCCGCGAAAAGCCCCAACTGAAGAAGAGCAAGAAGCTTCGGTGGTTAAAGGCGCAAAACTCCGTTCTATCCAGGCTAAGTTCTTCCAATTTCATCACACTAATAC GTATACGAAAGAAGCCCTAGAGGTCAATGCGAAACTACTGGAAATGAATCCGGAATTTATTACTGGTTGGAATTACCGAAAGCTTGCTGTTCAATATCATCTCGAGGCTGCCCAATCCGACGAGGACTCGATTAAGTCCATTTTAGACGAAGAATTGAAAGTT GTGGAGAGCGCATTGATGACAAACTTCAAGTCATATGGAGCTTGGCATCATAGGAAATGGGTGCTAAACATGGGGCATTCTTCTACAGACCGTGAATTGTTTCTCCTGAAAAAGTTTCAGAAGTTAGACGCACGAAATTTCCATGCGTGGAATTACCGAAG ATTTGTGACAGCATTGAAGAATATACCTGATGAGGAGGAGCTGCAATATACAACGGATATGATATATGAAAACTTCAGCAACTATTCTGCTTGGCATAACCGTAG TGTGCTTCTTTCTCGTTTGCTGAAGGAGGAGGTAGAAGGATACTACCCAAAAGAGAAGGTTTTGACAGAGGAGTTTGAGTTTGTTCGCAATGCACTTTTCACAGATCCGGATGATCAAAGTGGCTGGTTTTATCATCTTTGGCTTTTGGATCAGACAGTTAAACTCGAGCATTTACTGGTTTCTTCTTGGCCACCTAATGGTTCCAATGTTAATGTATCAGACTATTGTGCTTTGTCACCTAGTTTATCATCAATATCTAGAACACTTCCACTTATTCTTTGTTTTAGTGAAGCAGTTGGAGGCATTAATTCTTCTACAGTAAGTGTAGTATGTGAAAGCAATATGGATAGCAATCTCATTTGGACACCGATTTCAGTAGATAAATCAGGGTTAGCCAGAACATGGTTGACATACCTAACTTTTTCCTCTGAGCCAATGCATCCTTCCAGGAATTATCTAGTGAAGGTTAGCATCGCCAATTCTGAGGGCATAATTTCTTCAGCTGGTTTTTGCTGTAGCAATCCTTCTCATATGGCATTCACAGTTTGTCTACCATCAAGTAACACAGAATTTGATGAAGGGCCTGATATAGAGAGGATAGATTGGTCCGAGGAAAACTTCTCTTCCAATCAATTGCATTCTGAGAATTTAGGCTTGATTAACTCATTTAATGAGCTGACAATCAGTGGGGATAACAAGAAAACATATGAAACGAATGCCAAGATCATAGCTGATGAGATTGATTATTGTCGTGAATTGCTGTCAGAAATGGACTG TAAAATTGGAAAGCTTACACTTGCAAGACTGTTATTGGCATATGATGCATTGTCATCAGCATCTCGTGGTGTACAGGATCAAAACATGTTCCAGTACAAAGAAATTCTTGAACTTTACCACGATTTGATGAAGCTGGACCCGCCACATTTTCAATACTACAAGGATCAATACAGTTTGGTGTTTTTAAAGCAG GAGCTTGCGAATGAGGAGTCATTGCTGAAATACTGTTATCAATATAGAGATTCAACTTCTTTGAGTAATAATTCTTTATGTCTATGCCTGCGCGGTCTTTCACTGTCGCAAATAGGGTGTATAGAGCGACTGCTGTGGGTACAAATGCTTGATCTTAGCAACAATGGAATTCGTTCAATTGAAG GTTTGGAGTCCTTGCAGCTTCTTTGCTGCTTAAATCTTAGTAACAATAAAATTTGCAGTTTTTCTGCTCTAGAGCCTTTGAGACTGCTGAAGTCATTAAAAGTGTTAGATATCTCACACAATGAAATTGGAGCACATCCTATTGACACAAGAAGATATTTGTGTGCGTCTCCACTGTCCCATACAAGTGATTGGAAGAGAGAGGAATTTGTGGTTAGTGGTCCCGAGATGACAATTTATTGGGATGCTTTTTCGATTTTTAGTGGCTTGAATTTGAGACAGTTAAGTGTTACCGGAAATCCAATTGCTGACAAAAAGTTTAAGTTGTTTTTATGTAAGCTATTGCCAGCAATGAAGTGGCTTGATGATGAAAAATTGAGATGA
- the LOC113714754 gene encoding geranylgeranyl transferase type-2 subunit alpha 1 isoform X3, producing MRGITEALKNIPDEEELQYTTDMIYENFSNYSAWHNRSVLLSRLLKEEVEGYYPKEKVLTEEFEFVRNALFTDPDDQSGWFYHLWLLDQTVKLEHLLVSSWPPNGSNVNVSDYCALSPSLSSISRTLPLILCFSEAVGGINSSTVSVVCESNMDSNLIWTPISVDKSGLARTWLTYLTFSSEPMHPSRNYLVKVSIANSEGIISSAGFCCSNPSHMAFTVCLPSSNTEFDEGPDIERIDWSEENFSSNQLHSENLGLINSFNELTISGDNKKTYETNAKIIADEIDYCRELLSEMDCKIGKLTLARLLLAYDALSSASRGVQDQNMFQYKEILELYHDLMKLDPPHFQYYKDQYSLVFLKQELANEESLLKYCYQYRDSTSLSNNSLCLCLRGLSLSQIGCIERLLWVQMLDLSNNGIRSIEVVYMSALAVTERLQMEMVPDTEAFMKFAFHQAKLALDSLEVPVGCVIVDEGNNIIASGRNRTTESRNAMRHAEMEAIDVLLDRWRETGLSKAQVAEKFSNCTLYVTCEPCIMCAAALSMLGIKQVYYGCANDKFGGCGSILSLHSGDPSRKGFKCQGGIMISEAVSLLRAFYEQGNPNAPRPHRPPSQLV from the exons ATGCGTGGAATTACCGAAG CATTGAAGAATATACCTGATGAGGAGGAGCTGCAATATACAACGGATATGATATATGAAAACTTCAGCAACTATTCTGCTTGGCATAACCGTAG TGTGCTTCTTTCTCGTTTGCTGAAGGAGGAGGTAGAAGGATACTACCCAAAAGAGAAGGTTTTGACAGAGGAGTTTGAGTTTGTTCGCAATGCACTTTTCACAGATCCGGATGATCAAAGTGGCTGGTTTTATCATCTTTGGCTTTTGGATCAGACAGTTAAACTCGAGCATTTACTGGTTTCTTCTTGGCCACCTAATGGTTCCAATGTTAATGTATCAGACTATTGTGCTTTGTCACCTAGTTTATCATCAATATCTAGAACACTTCCACTTATTCTTTGTTTTAGTGAAGCAGTTGGAGGCATTAATTCTTCTACAGTAAGTGTAGTATGTGAAAGCAATATGGATAGCAATCTCATTTGGACACCGATTTCAGTAGATAAATCAGGGTTAGCCAGAACATGGTTGACATACCTAACTTTTTCCTCTGAGCCAATGCATCCTTCCAGGAATTATCTAGTGAAGGTTAGCATCGCCAATTCTGAGGGCATAATTTCTTCAGCTGGTTTTTGCTGTAGCAATCCTTCTCATATGGCATTCACAGTTTGTCTACCATCAAGTAACACAGAATTTGATGAAGGGCCTGATATAGAGAGGATAGATTGGTCCGAGGAAAACTTCTCTTCCAATCAATTGCATTCTGAGAATTTAGGCTTGATTAACTCATTTAATGAGCTGACAATCAGTGGGGATAACAAGAAAACATATGAAACGAATGCCAAGATCATAGCTGATGAGATTGATTATTGTCGTGAATTGCTGTCAGAAATGGACTG TAAAATTGGAAAGCTTACACTTGCAAGACTGTTATTGGCATATGATGCATTGTCATCAGCATCTCGTGGTGTACAGGATCAAAACATGTTCCAGTACAAAGAAATTCTTGAACTTTACCACGATTTGATGAAGCTGGACCCGCCACATTTTCAATACTACAAGGATCAATACAGTTTGGTGTTTTTAAAGCAG GAGCTTGCGAATGAGGAGTCATTGCTGAAATACTGTTATCAATATAGAGATTCAACTTCTTTGAGTAATAATTCTTTATGTCTATGCCTGCGCGGTCTTTCACTGTCGCAAATAGGGTGTATAGAGCGACTGCTGTGGGTACAAATGCTTGATCTTAGCAACAATGGAATTCGTTCAATTGAAG TTGTATACATGTCGGCACTTGCAGTCACAGAAAGACTGCAGATGGAGATGGTGCCAGATACCGAAGCATTTATGAAGTTTGCATTCCACCAAGCAAAGCTTGCTTTAGATAGCCTTGAAGTTCCTGTTGGTTGTGTCATTGTGGATGAAGGGAATAATATTATTGCCTCTGGAAGAAATCGAACCACTGAGAGCCGAAATGCTATGAGGCATGCAGAGATGGAAGCTATTGATGTGCTTCTGGACCGGTGGCGAGAAACTGGACTTTCAAAGGCTCAAGTTGCTGAAAAGTTTTCAAACTGCACCCTTTACGTCACATGCGAGCCGTGCATTATGTGTGCTGCAGCCTTATCGATGCTTGGTATAAAACAAGTGTATTATGGCTGTGCAAATGATAAATTTGGAGGCTGTGGATCCATATTGTCACTGCATTCTGGAGATCCGTCGAGGAAGGGTTTCAAGTGCCAAGGAGGAATAATGATATCAGAGGCGGTCTCTCTTCTACGGGCTTTCTATGAGCAGGGAAATCCCAATGCTCCTAGGCCTCATAGACCACCGAGTCAGTTGGTTTAG
- the LOC113714754 gene encoding tRNA-specific adenosine deaminase TAD2 isoform X4, producing MSALAVTERLQMEMVPDTEAFMKFAFHQAKLALDSLEVPVGCVIVDEGNNIIASGRNRTTESRNAMRHAEMEAIDVLLDRWRETGLSKAQVAEKFSNCTLYVTCEPCIMCAAALSMLGIKQVYYGCANDKFGGCGSILSLHSGDPSRKGFKCQGGIMISEAVSLLRAFYEQGNPNAPRPHRPPSQLV from the coding sequence ATGTCGGCACTTGCAGTCACAGAAAGACTGCAGATGGAGATGGTGCCAGATACCGAAGCATTTATGAAGTTTGCATTCCACCAAGCAAAGCTTGCTTTAGATAGCCTTGAAGTTCCTGTTGGTTGTGTCATTGTGGATGAAGGGAATAATATTATTGCCTCTGGAAGAAATCGAACCACTGAGAGCCGAAATGCTATGAGGCATGCAGAGATGGAAGCTATTGATGTGCTTCTGGACCGGTGGCGAGAAACTGGACTTTCAAAGGCTCAAGTTGCTGAAAAGTTTTCAAACTGCACCCTTTACGTCACATGCGAGCCGTGCATTATGTGTGCTGCAGCCTTATCGATGCTTGGTATAAAACAAGTGTATTATGGCTGTGCAAATGATAAATTTGGAGGCTGTGGATCCATATTGTCACTGCATTCTGGAGATCCGTCGAGGAAGGGTTTCAAGTGCCAAGGAGGAATAATGATATCAGAGGCGGTCTCTCTTCTACGGGCTTTCTATGAGCAGGGAAATCCCAATGCTCCTAGGCCTCATAGACCACCGAGTCAGTTGGTTTAG
- the LOC113714754 gene encoding tRNA-specific adenosine deaminase TAD2 isoform X5, with protein MEMVPDTEAFMKFAFHQAKLALDSLEVPVGCVIVDEGNNIIASGRNRTTESRNAMRHAEMEAIDVLLDRWRETGLSKAQVAEKFSNCTLYVTCEPCIMCAAALSMLGIKQVYYGCANDKFGGCGSILSLHSGDPSRKGFKCQGGIMISEAVSLLRAFYEQGNPNAPRPHRPPSQLV; from the coding sequence ATGGAGATGGTGCCAGATACCGAAGCATTTATGAAGTTTGCATTCCACCAAGCAAAGCTTGCTTTAGATAGCCTTGAAGTTCCTGTTGGTTGTGTCATTGTGGATGAAGGGAATAATATTATTGCCTCTGGAAGAAATCGAACCACTGAGAGCCGAAATGCTATGAGGCATGCAGAGATGGAAGCTATTGATGTGCTTCTGGACCGGTGGCGAGAAACTGGACTTTCAAAGGCTCAAGTTGCTGAAAAGTTTTCAAACTGCACCCTTTACGTCACATGCGAGCCGTGCATTATGTGTGCTGCAGCCTTATCGATGCTTGGTATAAAACAAGTGTATTATGGCTGTGCAAATGATAAATTTGGAGGCTGTGGATCCATATTGTCACTGCATTCTGGAGATCCGTCGAGGAAGGGTTTCAAGTGCCAAGGAGGAATAATGATATCAGAGGCGGTCTCTCTTCTACGGGCTTTCTATGAGCAGGGAAATCCCAATGCTCCTAGGCCTCATAGACCACCGAGTCAGTTGGTTTAG
- the LOC113713432 gene encoding uncharacterized protein — translation MALTNFILTVAGVSAVILLLRSDVKQSATIFRRNVRQIRHWLEEESASAAKEMEKAKPKEIPGKDTPKEEKH, via the exons ATGGCCTTAACCAACTTCATACTCACTGTGGCGGGGGTCAGTGCTGTGATTCTGCTGCTTAGGAGTGACGTCAAGCAATCTGCCACCATCTTCAGACGCAATGTCCGACAGATACGCCATTGGCTTGAGGAAGAGTCTGCTTCTGCTGCAAA GGAGATGGAGAAGGCAAAGCCAAAGGAGATACCTGGGAAGGATACACCCAAGGAGGAAAAGCACTAA
- the LOC113714302 gene encoding uncharacterized protein, which produces MASMPLRAKSVHNLEDLRSCCFGNTQSLMPNKGFVSFYSRSRNHQNQICQAPRLSISSAAASASASVVNDNTNDYSCSSSTHLSVFNPHSASIYNNACISSKNKKRVFDKEESDFSGNLDRWVKESVVEILNNLDEAPFLVHIYSDGEEASVSMSNTRLVKEKADAQSWPRIKGRWGGGSPSPSGIILVEEMSTEDALSSDGENLGSLGMDYDSRSSSTKVWGILIQGKGSTCPACYILKTCRVRSIAGFCTHFCLVRVKCFFESVDIQLKKLWLV; this is translated from the exons ATGGCATCCATGCCTTTGCGGGCTAAATCTGTACATAATTTAGAAGATTTACGAAGCTGTTGCTTCGGTAATACTCAATCTTTGATGCCTAACAAGGGTTTTGTGAGTTTTTATAGCCGGAGCAGGAATCATCAAAACCAGATTTGCCAAGCACCCCGGCTTAGTATTAGTTCTGCTGCTGCCTCTGCCTCTGCCTCGGTTGTAAATGATAATACTAACGATTATAGTTGCAGCAGCAGTACTCATTTATCTGTATTTAATCCTCATTCAGCTTCAATTTATAACAATGCTTGTATTTCttccaaaaataagaaaagggtGTTTGATAAGGAGGAAAGTGATTTTTCTGGGAATCTTGATCGCTGGGTTAAAGAATCCGTTGTCGAG ATATTGAATAACCTCGATGAAGCACCTTTTCTTGTGCACATCTACTCTGATGGCGAAGAGGCATCTGTATCCATGAGCAACACCAGATTAGTAAAAGAGAAGGCAGATGCACAGAGCTGGCCCCGTATCAAAGGAAGATGGGGTGGAGGTAGCCCCTCTCCTAGTGGCATTATCTTGGTCGAAGAAATGAGCACTGAAGATGCTCTTAGCTCTGATGGTGAAAACCTTGGAAGTTTGGGAATGGATTATGATTCGCGTTCTTCTTCAACCAAAGTATGGGGTATACTGATTCAAGGCAAAGGTTCAACTTGCCCTGCTTGTTACATCCTGAAAACTTGCCGAGTGAGGTCTATTGCAGGGTTCTGCACTCACTTTTGTTTAGTGAGAGTGAAGTGCTTCTTTGAAAGTGTAGATATACAGCTCAAGAAATTGTGGCTGGTGTAA
- the LOC113714301 gene encoding uncharacterized protein, whose product MQSLFFSHLLCAFLLLFTLLNLRYLTAEAAKCHPDDEAGLLAFKSGITADPSGMLQSWKPGTDCCSWNGITCLQGTRVTALDLSGQPQNSTQVLSGTISPSLSKLQFLDGVYFLNLRKLSGPFPNFLFSLPRLIFIYIENNRLSGPIPENVGSLAKLQAFSLQGNRFSGHIPTSISQLTQLSQLRLGGNLLTGTIPLGIQNLKNLTSLTLDGNQLTGTIPDIFASFPTLYNLNLANNKLTGNIPTSILSLAPNLRYLELGHNSLSGQIPDFLGKFRALDTLDLSWNQFSGLVPKTFSNLTKIFNLDLCHNYLVDPFPAMQVKGIESLDLSHNQFHLVNIPAWVTSSPIIYSLKLAKCGINLKLDDWNPAQTYFYDYIDLSENQITGSPFKLLNRTEYLKGFYASGNKLNFKLETLKLPKTLKDLDLSRNLISGKVPNAVAGLQKLNVSHNHLCGQLPKTRFPASAFSGNDCLCGSPLPACK is encoded by the coding sequence ATGCAATCTCTCTTCTTCTCCCATCTCCTTTGTgctttcctcctcctcttcACTCTTCTCAATCTCCGCTACCTCACAGCCGAAGCAGCAAAATGCCACCCAGACGATGAAGCCGGCTTACTCGCATTCAAGTCCGGCATCACAGCTGACCCTTCCGGCATGCTTCAGTCTTGGAAGCCCGGAACAGACTGCTGCTCCTGGAACGGCATAACATGCCTACAAGGCACCCGGGTCACGGCCCTCGACCTCTCCGGACAGCCTCAGAACTCCACCCAGGTTTTATCCGGTACTATCTCACCATCTCTTTCAAAACTTCAGTTCTTGGACGGCGTTTACTTCTTAAACCTCCGAAAATTATCCGGtccttttccaaatttcctcTTCAGCCTCCCCAGGCTCATCTTTATTTACATTGAAAACAATAGATTGTCGGGTCCGATACCTGAAAACGTTGGTAGTCTGGCCAAACTCCAAGCATTCAGTCTTCAAGGAAACCGGTTCTCAGGCCACATTCCCACTTCAATCTCCCAGCTCACTCAGCTATCTCAGCTCAGACTCGGCGGCAACCTTCTCACGGGCACCATACCCCTGGGAATCCAGAACCTCAAAAACTTAACTTCTTTGACCCTGGATGGGAACCAACTCACCGGCACCATACCGGATATTTTTGCATCGTTCCCCACCCTCTATAATCTAAACCTGGCAAACAATAAACTAACCGGAAACATCCCAACAAGCATTTTATCTCTGGCACCAAATCTCAGGTACCTCGAGCTCGGCCACAATTCTCTCTCAGGACAAATCCCAGATTTCCTTGGAAAGTTTCGGGCCCTGGACACTTTAGACCTGTCTTGGAACCAATTTTCAGGACTTGTCCCGAAAACTTTCTCAAATCTTactaagatatttaaccttgaCCTCTGCCATAATTACCTAGTGGATCCATTTCCAGCAATGCAGGTTAAAGGCATTGAATCCTTAGACTTGTCCCATAACCAGTTCCATCTGGTCAACATCCCAGCCTGGGTGACTTCTTCCCCAATTATCTATTCTCTGAAGCTGGCAAAATGTGGGATCAATCTGAAATTGGACGACTGGAATCCCGCACAAACGTACTTCTACGATTACATCGATCTTTCTGAGAATCAAATTACCGGGAGTCCGTTCAAATTGTTGAACAGAACGGAATATCTCAAGGGGTTCTACGCTTCGGGGAACAAGTTAAACTTTAAACTGGAGACCTTGAAACTTCCCAAGACTTTGAAGGACCTGGATTTATCGCGGAATTTGATAAGTGGGAAGGTGCCTAATGCAGTTGCAGGGCTTCAAAAACTGAACGTTAGCCATAATCACTTGTGCGGTCAGCTCCCCAAGACCAGGTTTCCAGCCAGCGCATTCTCTGGGAATGATTGTTTGTGTGGCTCTCCGTTACCCGcctgtaaataa